A single genomic interval of Croceibacter atlanticus HTCC2559 harbors:
- the tsaD gene encoding tRNA (adenosine(37)-N6)-threonylcarbamoyltransferase complex transferase subunit TsaD, whose product MSSQKIYILGIESSCDDTAAAVICNGEILSNVVATQQIHIKYGGVVPELASRAHQQHIVPVVHQALEQAGITKEDLHGIAFTKGPGLMGSLLVGVSFAKSLAMGLNIPLLDVNHMQGHILAHFIEEDGYTLPTFPFLAMTISGGHTQIVKVNDYFDMDVIGQTLDDAVGEAFDKSGKLLGLKYPAGPEIDKLAKQGNPKAFPFSKPKVGGLDFSFSGLKTAILYFIQKKVKENPNFIEENLADICASIQYTIISILMAKLKKAVKETGITQVAIGGGVSANSGIRDALKQAEHTLGWTTYIPKFEYTTDNAGMIAITGYHKYLKQDFADITVVAKARLAI is encoded by the coding sequence ATGAGTTCACAAAAAATATACATTCTTGGCATTGAGTCGTCTTGTGACGATACTGCAGCAGCTGTGATTTGCAACGGAGAGATTTTAAGCAACGTTGTAGCCACACAGCAAATACATATTAAATATGGTGGTGTTGTACCAGAACTTGCTTCTAGAGCACACCAACAACATATTGTTCCTGTTGTTCATCAAGCTTTAGAACAAGCAGGAATAACAAAAGAAGATTTGCACGGTATTGCGTTTACCAAAGGTCCTGGTTTAATGGGGTCACTTTTGGTAGGTGTCTCATTCGCAAAGTCTTTAGCAATGGGATTAAATATTCCGCTATTAGATGTTAACCATATGCAAGGTCATATTTTAGCCCATTTTATAGAAGAAGATGGCTATACCTTACCAACATTTCCTTTTTTGGCCATGACCATAAGTGGAGGTCATACTCAAATTGTAAAGGTTAATGATTATTTTGATATGGATGTTATAGGCCAAACACTTGATGATGCTGTAGGCGAAGCTTTTGATAAAAGTGGAAAACTTCTTGGTTTAAAATATCCTGCAGGTCCAGAAATAGACAAACTTGCAAAACAGGGCAATCCTAAAGCATTCCCTTTTTCGAAACCCAAAGTTGGTGGATTAGACTTTAGCTTTAGTGGCCTAAAAACTGCCATTCTCTATTTTATACAAAAGAAGGTAAAAGAAAATCCAAATTTTATTGAAGAGAACCTAGCAGATATTTGTGCCTCTATACAATATACCATCATTAGCATATTAATGGCTAAGCTTAAAAAAGCTGTTAAAGAGACTGGAATTACACAAGTTGCAATTGGTGGTGGTGTTTCTGCAAACTCTGGCATTAGAGATGCACTAAAGCAAGCAGAACATACGTTAGGTTGGACAACGTATATTCCGAAGTTTGAATATACCACAGATAATGCCGGAATGATAGCCATTACTGGATATCATAAATATTTAAAACAAGATTTTGCAGACATTACAGTGGTTGCAAAAGCGAGATTAGCCATATAA
- a CDS encoding 16S rRNA (uracil(1498)-N(3))-methyltransferase — MQLFYQEHIDNKSINVHFERDESKHIVKVLRKKAGDTLHVTNGKGWLFTVEIISDNHNKCVGVITEKKYQESQQLYLHVLIAPTKMNDRMEWFLEKATEIGISEITPILCDHSERKTIKTDRFERVLQSAMKQSLQLHLPKLNALTPFSEVIGQNIEGQKFVAHCENDKKRLPMQNEITSNRLTILIGPEGDFSLEEIQQALDYNWLPVTLGNTRLRTETAGIVATTIANLKFTD; from the coding sequence ATGCAGCTATTTTATCAAGAACATATAGATAACAAAAGCATAAACGTTCATTTTGAAAGAGATGAAAGTAAACACATTGTAAAAGTTCTGCGTAAAAAAGCTGGAGATACTCTACATGTAACCAATGGCAAGGGATGGTTGTTTACTGTAGAAATCATTAGTGATAACCATAATAAATGTGTTGGTGTAATTACAGAGAAAAAATATCAGGAGTCACAACAACTGTATTTACACGTTTTAATAGCGCCTACTAAAATGAACGACCGTATGGAATGGTTCTTAGAGAAAGCTACCGAAATAGGAATTTCAGAAATAACGCCAATTCTTTGTGACCATAGCGAACGAAAGACTATTAAGACTGATAGATTTGAGCGTGTCTTACAAAGTGCAATGAAGCAATCTTTACAGTTACACCTACCAAAATTAAATGCACTTACTCCATTTTCAGAAGTCATTGGCCAGAATATTGAAGGCCAAAAGTTTGTAGCACACTGCGAAAACGATAAGAAACGATTGCCAATGCAAAATGAAATTACTTCAAACCGACTTACAATTCTTATAGGTCCAGAAGGCGATTTTTCTTTAGAAGAAATACAGCAAGCGTTAGATTATAATTGGTTGCCCGTAACTTTAGGAAACACAAGGTTACGCACAGAGACTGCAGGAATTGTTGCAACAACCATAGCCAACCTAAAGTTTACCGATTAA